The Cyanobacteriota bacterium genome contains the following window.
CCATCCAGACAGTACCAGTTGGCTGCTAATATCCCACTGGGCGTTGATAGAGTATTCGTCAACGTTAGTGCGTATACCACCCAAGGGGTTATTGGCAACAACACTACCCGTAGCGCCAGTTACACCGGCACCAGCGGGATAGTAGGAACGACCATAGAGGGCAGCAATCTTCAAGTTGCTCACGGGACGGAAAGTTACCTGAGCCAAGGCAGTGAACTGACCATCAAACAAACCCGCGCTAACGGCAGGGTTTTGTGCCGCAGCATTAGCCGCCAAATATCCAACCGTGGCACTCACCCAAGGTGCAAACGTGTATTCCAGAACGGCACCTGCACCCGTGGTAGAACGGTAGATGGGGTTGAAGCGGCCAAAACGGGAGATAGAACCAGTGCCAGTACCCTCAAAGGGAGATAGGGTGTCGTAGATGCGATCGAATTCACTGCGAGCAGCAATTGTAATCCGGCCACTGCCCAGAGCTGGGAACCGATAGGCTAAGTCATCAATTTCAAAGTCCGTACCGTTGTTGCTAGTACCAGTAGAACCCAACTGAGTCATGTTGGTACCAGTGTTGCTACCATTAGTCGCAGCGTTGTTGACGGTTCCTAATGTACCAGTACCAATGTTGCGGTACTGAATCCGAGTCCGTAGACGATCGCGCCCAGTGAAACTGGTATCAAACGCCAAGCGAACCTGACTAGTGAAGGTAACGTTTTCACCAACTCGGGTACCGGCAGCCAAGGCTGGACGTGGGCCAGCAGCAGAAGTACCCACAGGGTTAGCTGCTGACTGAATGTCATCGCCATCGATCACGCCAGAAATCACAAATAGAACTTCACCGCCCAGCTTGGTGTTGGTGGAGAACTGTTGTGCTTCCAAAGTGGCAACTTTGTCGTCTATCACATCTATGCGCTCGCGGATAGCATCAAGCTCGGCCCGGAACTCTTCCTGCAAACGCTTCAGAGTTTCAATGTCCGACTTGGTAGCAACACCAGCCAATCCCTGGGCAATCAGGTCATTGACCTTGTCCATACAAGCGTTCAAACCAGCAGCAAACTCAAAGCGGCTGAGGGGACGATTGCCACGGAAGGTGCCATCAGGATAACCAACAATACAACCGTAGCGCTCTACGAGAGATTGCAAGGACTGATAGGCCCAGTCAGTAGGCTGAACATCAGACAGTTGGGTAACGGAGGTGACTTGACCAACAGAATCATCGCTACCGTAAGAGCGTACTTGACGCATGATATCGGACGTTGCTTGACCACCGTCTTGGCGACCATAGGAGCGAATTTGAGTCAGAGTAGACGATGAATCAGCAGGATTTGCCAATGCAGATGAAGATAGCAGACTGATACCCAGCAGAGCAGGTGCAGCTACTAAAGAATGCCATAGGATTTTGTTCATAGTTAATGAGTTCCTCACACCTGAGCGAGAAATTGCTTTACAAAAAACAATGCCTCTAAGCTATCACCATACCAAAGGATGGGCATGTTTGCCAGATCACATCGATTTGTCTTTCTGCCTCAAGCGATACAAAACACATTATCAATACCAATCGATATAAAGTCATATATACTCTGCGTGGCTTGTCAACAGGAAGGCCTTCCTTGCAGTTGTAAGGTTTGGCAGTTGATTTCCACGTAACCTTAGGAACCGAAGTTTCCACTAGTTGTGACCTCTAGTCTAGTTT
Protein-coding sequences here:
- a CDS encoding iron uptake porin codes for the protein MNKILWHSLVAAPALLGISLLSSSALANPADSSSTLTQIRSYGRQDGGQATSDIMRQVRSYGSDDSVGQVTSVTQLSDVQPTDWAYQSLQSLVERYGCIVGYPDGTFRGNRPLSRFEFAAGLNACMDKVNDLIAQGLAGVATKSDIETLKRLQEEFRAELDAIRERIDVIDDKVATLEAQQFSTNTKLGGEVLFVISGVIDGDDIQSAANPVGTSAAGPRPALAAGTRVGENVTFTSQVRLAFDTSFTGRDRLRTRIQYRNIGTGTLGTVNNAATNGSNTGTNMTQLGSTGTSNNGTDFEIDDLAYRFPALGSGRITIAARSEFDRIYDTLSPFEGTGTGSISRFGRFNPIYRSTTGAGAVLEYTFAPWVSATVGYLAANAAAQNPAVSAGLFDGQFTALAQVTFRPVSNLKIAALYGRSYYPAGAGVTGATGSVVANNPLGGIRTNVDEYSINAQWDISSQLVLSGWFGYEQASATTGASRADIINWAVQFGARDLFNRGDLAGIIFGQPPQRTGGTFGPEGNTTSYHIEAFYRYQLNDNIQITPGIIIITNPEHNTNNDTQYVGIIRTRFSF